The Carassius gibelio isolate Cgi1373 ecotype wild population from Czech Republic chromosome A24, carGib1.2-hapl.c, whole genome shotgun sequence genome window below encodes:
- the LOC127946407 gene encoding zinc finger and BTB domain-containing protein 47-like isoform X1 — protein MSSCHELLGSNEMADTDRRGNASSQIYKMKELEKMYTQLVEGSGVSREVTQTHSSSVHSSPQAKHFYKKDDSGGGVARGGGRSLCTIEGGAGLNEAGSQDSSVSFNRQQIIVEVNLNNQTLNVSKGSDAKGVISSTSSLLASVVEGKAQDDNEDVGEDEEEEYEHRKQGMENCSDDEDDEDEEENNHDIPETGCTTVERRNAVDTIARQTLNDTALREGGKRSKDQESLGQKVKLEEKQHFSCKKCPRVFNNRWYLEKHMNVTHNRMQICNKCGKRFLLESELLLHHQTNCEKNIQCVTCGKAFKKLWSLHEHNKIVHGYAEKKFSCEICEKKFYTMAHVRKHMVAHTKDMPFTCETCGKSFKRSMSLKVHSLQHSGEKPFKCENCSERFQYKYQLRSHMSIHIGHKQFMCQWCGKDFNMKQYFDEHLKTHTGEKPYICEICGKSFTSRPNMKRHRRTHTGEKPYPCDICGQRFRFSNMLKAHKEKCFQVSNPVVSDATNLVALEPKSTDMDTPANQLPSHPMTPPSEASSLHQVKSLALPFVHSIVGLPSPPDLFSTERVNSGNN, from the exons ATGAGTTCCTGCCACGAGCTGCTTGGGTCCAATGAGatggcagacacagacaggcgaGGCAATGCCTCCAGTCAGATCTACAAGATGAAGGAGCTTGAGAAGATGTACACACAACTTGTAGAGGGCAGTGGGGTCAGTAGGGAAGTTACGCAAACACACTCATCTAGCGTCCACTCCAGCCCTCAAGCCAAACACTTCTACAAAAAAGATGACAGTGGAGGGGGAGTGGCTAGAGGAGGAGGGCGGAGCTTATGCACAATAGAGGGAGGAGCCGGTCTAAATGAAGCGGGATCCCAGGATAGTTCAGTCTCCTTTAACAGACAGCAGATTATCGTGGAGGTCAATCTTAACAACCAGACTTTGAATGTTTCTAAAGGGTCTGATGCCAAGGGCGTCATCTCAAGTACCTCATCCCTCCTCGCCAGTGTGGTGGAGGGTAAGGCACAGGATGATAATGAAGATGTTGGTGAGGACGAAGAAGAAGAGTATGAACACAGAAAGCAAGGGATGGAAAATTGCAGCGATGACGAAGACGATGAGGATGAAGAAGAGAACAATCATGACATTCCAGAAACAGGATGCACCACCGTGGAAAGACGGAATGCCGTGGACACCATCGCCAGACAGACGCTAAATGACACGGCACTACGGGAGGGGGGGAAGAGGAGTAAAGACCAGGAGAGTCTGGGACAGAAGGTGAAGCTCGAAGAAAAGCAGCACTTTTCCTGCAAGAAGTGCCCTCGTGTTTTCAACAACCGCTGGTACTTGGAGAAGCACATGAACGTCACCCACAACCGCATGCAGATCTGCAATAAATGCGGCAAGCGCTTTTTACTTGAGAGCGAGTTGCTGCTACACCATCAGACAAACTgtgagaaaaacatacag TGCGTGACTTgtggaaaagcttttaaaaagctgtggtCTTTACACGAACACAACAAGATTGTCCACGGATATGCTGAGAAAAAGTTCTCTTGTGAAATCTGCGAAAAGAAGTTCTACACCATGGCACATGTCCGGAAGCACATGGTTG CTCACACAAAGGACATGCCATTCACTTGCGAAACGTGTGGGAAGTCCTTCAAACGCAGCATGTCTCTTAAAGTGCACTCTCTGCAGCATTCTGGAGAAAAGCCCTTCAAGTGTGAG AACTGCAGTGAAAGATTCCAGTACAAATACCAGCTGAGGTCGCATATGAGCATCCATATCGGACATAAGCAGTTCATGTGTCAGTGGTGTGGGAAAGACTTCAACATGAAGCAGTACTTCGATGAACACCTGAAGACACACACTG GAGAGAAACCATATATCTGTGAAATCTGTGGAAAGAGCTTCACGAGCCGGCCCAATATGAAACGGCACCGCCGCACTCACACTGGTGAGAAACCGTATCCCTGTGACATCTGCGGACAGCGTTTCCGCTTCTCTAACATGCTCAAAGCTCACAAGGAGAAGTGCTTCCAGGTCAGCAACCCCGTGGTATCTGATGCCACCAACCTTGTGGCCCTGGAGCCCAAGTCAACTGATATGGACACACCAGCAAACCAGCTCCCCAGCCACCCCATGACCCCTCCCAGTGAGGCGTCCAGTCTCCACCAGGTCAAATCGCTCGCACTACCCTTCGTTCACTCCATCGTAGGTCTTCCATCTCCCCCAGATCTGTTTTCCACTGAAAGGGTTAACTCTGGTAACAACTAG
- the LOC127946407 gene encoding zinc finger and BTB domain-containing protein 47-like isoform X2 gives MSSCHELLGSNEMADTDRRGNASSQIYKMKELEKMYTQLVEGSGVSREVTQTHSSSVHSSPQAKHFYKKDDSGGGVARGGGRSLCTIEGGAGLNEAGSQDSSVSFNRQQIIVEVNLNNQTLNVSKGSDAKGVISSTSSLLASVVEGKAQDDNEDVGEDEEEEYEHRKQGMENCSDDEDDEDEEENNHDIPETGCTTVERRNAVDTIARQTLNDTALREGGKRSKDQESLGQKVKLEEKQHFSCKKCPRVFNNRWYLEKHMNVTHNRMQICNKCGKRFLLESELLLHHQTNCEKNIQCVTCGKAFKKLWSLHEHNKIVHGYAEKKFSCEICEKKFYTMAHVRKHMVAHTKDMPFTCETCGKSFKRSMSLKVHSLQHSGEKPFKCENCSERFQYKYQLRSHMSIHIGHKQFMCQWCGKDFNMKQYFDEHLKTHTGIQIFHGRFRFRYQFKTRKKESMHKQDVYLVFNRPNCLLAIENNNHYHLKLMAVTAQ, from the exons ATGAGTTCCTGCCACGAGCTGCTTGGGTCCAATGAGatggcagacacagacaggcgaGGCAATGCCTCCAGTCAGATCTACAAGATGAAGGAGCTTGAGAAGATGTACACACAACTTGTAGAGGGCAGTGGGGTCAGTAGGGAAGTTACGCAAACACACTCATCTAGCGTCCACTCCAGCCCTCAAGCCAAACACTTCTACAAAAAAGATGACAGTGGAGGGGGAGTGGCTAGAGGAGGAGGGCGGAGCTTATGCACAATAGAGGGAGGAGCCGGTCTAAATGAAGCGGGATCCCAGGATAGTTCAGTCTCCTTTAACAGACAGCAGATTATCGTGGAGGTCAATCTTAACAACCAGACTTTGAATGTTTCTAAAGGGTCTGATGCCAAGGGCGTCATCTCAAGTACCTCATCCCTCCTCGCCAGTGTGGTGGAGGGTAAGGCACAGGATGATAATGAAGATGTTGGTGAGGACGAAGAAGAAGAGTATGAACACAGAAAGCAAGGGATGGAAAATTGCAGCGATGACGAAGACGATGAGGATGAAGAAGAGAACAATCATGACATTCCAGAAACAGGATGCACCACCGTGGAAAGACGGAATGCCGTGGACACCATCGCCAGACAGACGCTAAATGACACGGCACTACGGGAGGGGGGGAAGAGGAGTAAAGACCAGGAGAGTCTGGGACAGAAGGTGAAGCTCGAAGAAAAGCAGCACTTTTCCTGCAAGAAGTGCCCTCGTGTTTTCAACAACCGCTGGTACTTGGAGAAGCACATGAACGTCACCCACAACCGCATGCAGATCTGCAATAAATGCGGCAAGCGCTTTTTACTTGAGAGCGAGTTGCTGCTACACCATCAGACAAACTgtgagaaaaacatacag TGCGTGACTTgtggaaaagcttttaaaaagctgtggtCTTTACACGAACACAACAAGATTGTCCACGGATATGCTGAGAAAAAGTTCTCTTGTGAAATCTGCGAAAAGAAGTTCTACACCATGGCACATGTCCGGAAGCACATGGTTG CTCACACAAAGGACATGCCATTCACTTGCGAAACGTGTGGGAAGTCCTTCAAACGCAGCATGTCTCTTAAAGTGCACTCTCTGCAGCATTCTGGAGAAAAGCCCTTCAAGTGTGAG AACTGCAGTGAAAGATTCCAGTACAAATACCAGCTGAGGTCGCATATGAGCATCCATATCGGACATAAGCAGTTCATGTGTCAGTGGTGTGGGAAAGACTTCAACATGAAGCAGTACTTCGATGAACACCTGAAGACACACACTG GGATCcagatttttcatggccgattccgattccgataccaattcaaaacaagaaagaaggaaagtatgcataaacaagatgtttatttggtatttaataggccaaactgtcttttggctattgaaaacaataaccactaccatctgaaattaatggcagtaactgcacagtaa
- the LOC127946464 gene encoding protein-cysteine N-palmitoyltransferase HHAT-like protein isoform X2: protein MGVKAALPRYELYFYNVVLCMAMLWAARWIFDVSSSNSNRKTFKTSVQTGWYYSGRKMDTADVEWMMWFSTFREHIIFALSGHVIFAKICTLLAPQLRSLVFMVYGLLAVFTSMGWAYVTLILSHCVLLYSISLVKLRWLCFVAGLTTLATFKMEPFISWQAGFVTGSFELRPLLFYSGCGFTIMRCLSFALENCERKDGNYSILELLKYNFYLPFFYFGPIMTFDKFYTQANNPSLTRKDGEMWNISIQALLNLGVIIIVAVILHFMYILTIPSDMKLLKHISDWALVGLAYLNLVYDWVKAAVMFGVINTVSRLDHLDPPKPPKCITMLYVFSETHFDRGINDFLCNYVYNYLGGKHDNVLDELIASLCTFGITALWLGPSWVVFIWAFLNCFGLNFELWTTKFFTMEPFISIEMAISESMSRRIRAVFNAFNFWTIVLYNVLALNSLEFANLVAKRLFLKGFPFTTITVMFVTYCLIQLIKERERRQALIDDPDPIAPPPPPTDPSSARTDPQPVDPNKQKAE, encoded by the exons ATGGGGGTCAAAGCAGCTCTTCCGAGGTACGAGCTCTACTTTTATAATGTGGTGCTGTGTATGGCAATGCTCTGGGCTGCCAGATGGATATTTGATGTATCCAGCT CAAATTCCAACAGAAAAACCTTCAAGACCAGCGTTCAGACAGGGTGGTATTACTCTGGTAGAAAAATG GACACAGCTGATGTTGAGTGGATGATGTGGTTCTCTACGTTTCGAGAACATATCATCTTTGCACTCTCAGGTCATGTGATCTTTGCCAAGATCTGCACCTTGCTGGCTCCACAG CTCAGATCTCTGGTGTTCATGGTGTATGGTCTGCTGGCGGTTTTCACCAGTATGGGCTGGGCCTACGTCACGCTCATCCTCTCTCACTGTGTGCTGCTCTACAGCATCTCTCTGGTCAAGCTCAGGTGGCTCTGCTTTGTCGCTGGACTCACTACACTGGCTACTTTCAAAATGGAGCCCTTCATTTCCTGGCAG GCAGGGTTTGTGACTGGCAGTTTTGAGCTGCGTCCTCTTCTGTTCTACAGCGGCTGTGGGTTCACTATCATGCGCTGTTTGAGTTTTGCTCTTGAGAACTGTGAGAGGAAAGACGGAAACTACAGCATCCTGGAGCTACTCAAGTACAACTTCTACCTTCCTTTCTTTTACTTTGGACCCATCATGACCTTCGACAAGTTTTACACTCAG GCCAACAATCCATCCCTCACAAGAAAGGATGGAGAGATGTGGAACATTTCCATTCAGGCCCTGCTAAACCTGGGGGTTATTATAATAGTGGCAGTCATCCTTCACTTCATGTACATTCTGACCATACCTAGTGACATGAAGCTCCTTAAACACATCTCTGACTGGGCCCTcg TTGGATTGGCTTATTTAAATCTGGTGTATGACTGGGTGAAAGCAGCGGTGATGTTTGGAGTGATAAACACAGTATCAAGACTGGATCATCTGGACCCTCCCAAACCACCGAAATGCATTACAATGCTTTATGTGTTCTCTGAGAC acactTTGATCGAGGAATAAATGACTTTCTCTGCAA TTATGTTTATAACTATCTCGGTGGGAAGCATGACAATGTTTTGGATGAGCTGATAGCCTCTCTGTGCACATTTGGCATCACAGCCCTCTGGCTGGGACCAAGCTGGGTGGTTTTCATCTGGGCTTTCTTAAACTGCTTTGGCCTTAATTTTGAATTGTGGACCACCAAGTTCTTTACCATGGAACCTTTTATTTCTATCGAG ATGGCGATATCAGAATCTATGTCACGCAGGATCAGGGCTGTGTTCAATGCCTTCAACTTCTGGACAATTGTCCTTTACAATGTCCTGGCCCTGAACAGTCTTGAATTTGCCAATTTGGTTGCCAAAAGATTGTTTCTGAAAG GCTTCCCTTTCACCACCATCACGGTGATGTTCGTTACCTACTGCTTGATTCAGCTGATTAAAGAAAGGGAAAGAAGACAGGCTTTGATTGATGATCCAGACCCAATCGCCCCTCCACCCCCTCCCACAGATCCCAGCTCCGCCCGGACAGACCCCCAGCCTGTGGACCCAAACAAGCAGAAGGCAGAGTAG
- the LOC127946406 gene encoding kelch-like protein 40b, whose product MALPIDPMEEPRMYQQTLLQDGLYDLLESDMMVDCVLKIKDKEFPCHRLVLAACSSYFRAFFKSGVEESKKKEIVLEDVEPGVMGMILKYLYTSNINVTEQNVQDIFALANMLQIPSIFTVCVSFLQKRLSLSNCLAIFRLGLMLDCPRLAISARNFACERFQLIARDEEFLQLTPSELAAVIASDSLNVETEQDVFEALLKWVGHDQEKRLEELPGLLDCVRLRLVPEEYFTKSVEKHEWLSSNPEITKKLQLVKDAHAGKLPEVKKTKSKKSAGEEGEKEGDEEEEEEEQGELLPGILNDNLRFGMFLRDLIFLINSTASVAYDPTGNDCYVASISNQIPKNHCSLVTKENQIFVAGGLFFDEQSKDEQIYLYFLQFDPAASDWMGMPPIPSPRFLFGMGEAENFIFVIGGKEMKEGECILDTVMAYDRQYLKWAESDPLPYPVYGHGVVSHNEMIYVIGGKGENKECLNKVCAYDTKKHQWKDLAPLNSARSLFGVTIHKNKIYVVAGVTDTGLTGSAEVYDIKTNKWSEFVEFPQERSSLSLVTVGGVLYAVGGFAMFPKEDSDDLLPQEMNDIWRYDEGERKWIGILREIQYASGATVLGVRLNTLRLTKMRD is encoded by the exons ATGGCTCTACCCATCGATCCCATGGAGGAGCCACGCATGTACCAGCAAACCCTGCTGCAGGATGGTCTATACGATCTTCTAGAGAGCGATATGATGGTTGACTGTGTGTTGAAGATCAAAGACAAGGAGTTTCCCTGTCACCGGCTGGTCCTGGCCGCTTGCAGCTCGTACTTCAGAGCTTTCTTTAAGTCAGGTGTGGAGGAGAGTAAAAAGAAGGAGATTGTGTTGGAGGATGTGGAGCCTGGCGTCATGGGGATGATCTTGAAGTACCTCTACACCTCGAACATCAATGTAACAGAACAAAACGTACAAGACATCTTCGCTCTGGCCAACATGCTTCAGATCCCCTCgattttcactgtgtgtgtgtccttcctGCAAAAGAGACTGAGTTTGAGCAACTGTTTGGCAATTTTTCGACTAGGCCTGATGCTGGATTGTCCCCGTCTGGCCATATCGGCGAGAAACTTCGCGTGTGAACGCTTCCAGTTGATTGCCCGGGATGAAGAATTCCTGCAACTGACTCCAAGTGAATTGGCAGCCGTTATCGCATCGGACTCTTTGAATGTAGAAACGGAGCAAGACGTTTTCGAAGCTTTGCTCAAGTGGGTTGGACATGACCAAGAGAAGAGATTGGAGGAACTACCGGGTCTGCTGGATTGCGTCAGATTACGTCTGGTTCCAGAGGAATACTTCACCAAAAGCGTGGAGAAACATGAATGGTTGAGCTCAAACCCAGAGATCACCAAGAAACTGCAACTGGTCAAAGACGCCCATGCTGGGAAGCTTCCTGAAGTCAAGAAGACCAAAAGCAAAAAGAGCGCTGGTGAGGAAGGAGAGAAGGAGGGAgacgaagaggaggaggaggaagagcaggGGGAGCTGCTTCCAGGAATCTTGAATGACAATCTGCGGTTCGGGATGTTCCTGAGAGACTTGATCTTCTTGATCAATAGCACTGCATCAGTGGCGTATGACCCAACGGGAAATGATTGTTATGTGGCGTCAATCTCCAACCAAATTCCTAAAAACCACTGCAGTCTGGTCACAAAAGAAAATCAGATATTTGTGGCAGGTGGACTCTTTTTTGACGAGCAGAGCAAAGACGAACAGATCTATTTATACTTTTTGCAG TTTGACCCTGCAGCATCAGACTGGATGGGCATGCCTCCCATCCCCTCCCCCCGCTTCCTATTTGGCATGGGAGAGGcagaaaacttcatctttgttatTGGAGGGAAAGAAATGAAGGAAGGAGAATGCATTCTGGACACAGTTATGGCTTACGACAGACA gtatctTAAATGGGCAGAGTCAGATCCTCTTCCCTACCCAGTATATGGCCATGGAGTAGTATCTCATAACGAAATGATCTATGTAATTGGAGGAAAGGGAGAGAACAA AGAGTGTTTGAACAAAGTGTGTGCATACGACACTAAAAAGCATCAGTGGAAGGATTTGGCTCCATTAAATTCTGCACGTTCACTCTTTGGGGTCACAATTCACAAAAACAAGATCTACGTGGTAGCTGGTGTGACTGACACTGGCCTCACCGGCAGCGCTGAAGTCTATGACATCAAAACCAACAA GTGGTCAGAGTTTGTCGAGTTTCCCCAGGAACGTAGTTCACTTAGCCTGGTCACTGTGGGTGGTGTCCTCTATGCTGTGGGTGGATTTGCCATGTTCCCCAAAGAGGACAGCGATGATCTCTTGCCACAGGAGATGAATGATATCTGGAG GTATGATGAGGGTGAGAGGAAATGGATCGGCATACTGAGAGAGATTCAATATGCATCTGGTGCAACGGTTCTGGGAGTTCGTCTTAACACTCTTCGGCTCACTAAAATGCGAGACTAA
- the LOC127946464 gene encoding protein-cysteine N-palmitoyltransferase HHAT-like protein isoform X1: MGVKAALPRYELYFYNVVLCMAMLWAARWIFDVSSSNSNRKTFKTSVQTGWYYSGRKMDTADVEWMMWFSTFREHIIFALSGHVIFAKICTLLAPQLRSLVFMVYGLLAVFTSMGWAYVTLILSHCVLLYSISLVKLRWLCFVAGLTTLATFKMEPFISWQAGFVTGSFELRPLLFYSGCGFTIMRCLSFALENCERKDGNYSILELLKYNFYLPFFYFGPIMTFDKFYTQQANNPSLTRKDGEMWNISIQALLNLGVIIIVAVILHFMYILTIPSDMKLLKHISDWALVGLAYLNLVYDWVKAAVMFGVINTVSRLDHLDPPKPPKCITMLYVFSETHFDRGINDFLCNYVYNYLGGKHDNVLDELIASLCTFGITALWLGPSWVVFIWAFLNCFGLNFELWTTKFFTMEPFISIEMAISESMSRRIRAVFNAFNFWTIVLYNVLALNSLEFANLVAKRLFLKGFPFTTITVMFVTYCLIQLIKERERRQALIDDPDPIAPPPPPTDPSSARTDPQPVDPNKQKAE; encoded by the exons ATGGGGGTCAAAGCAGCTCTTCCGAGGTACGAGCTCTACTTTTATAATGTGGTGCTGTGTATGGCAATGCTCTGGGCTGCCAGATGGATATTTGATGTATCCAGCT CAAATTCCAACAGAAAAACCTTCAAGACCAGCGTTCAGACAGGGTGGTATTACTCTGGTAGAAAAATG GACACAGCTGATGTTGAGTGGATGATGTGGTTCTCTACGTTTCGAGAACATATCATCTTTGCACTCTCAGGTCATGTGATCTTTGCCAAGATCTGCACCTTGCTGGCTCCACAG CTCAGATCTCTGGTGTTCATGGTGTATGGTCTGCTGGCGGTTTTCACCAGTATGGGCTGGGCCTACGTCACGCTCATCCTCTCTCACTGTGTGCTGCTCTACAGCATCTCTCTGGTCAAGCTCAGGTGGCTCTGCTTTGTCGCTGGACTCACTACACTGGCTACTTTCAAAATGGAGCCCTTCATTTCCTGGCAG GCAGGGTTTGTGACTGGCAGTTTTGAGCTGCGTCCTCTTCTGTTCTACAGCGGCTGTGGGTTCACTATCATGCGCTGTTTGAGTTTTGCTCTTGAGAACTGTGAGAGGAAAGACGGAAACTACAGCATCCTGGAGCTACTCAAGTACAACTTCTACCTTCCTTTCTTTTACTTTGGACCCATCATGACCTTCGACAAGTTTTACACTCAG CAGGCCAACAATCCATCCCTCACAAGAAAGGATGGAGAGATGTGGAACATTTCCATTCAGGCCCTGCTAAACCTGGGGGTTATTATAATAGTGGCAGTCATCCTTCACTTCATGTACATTCTGACCATACCTAGTGACATGAAGCTCCTTAAACACATCTCTGACTGGGCCCTcg TTGGATTGGCTTATTTAAATCTGGTGTATGACTGGGTGAAAGCAGCGGTGATGTTTGGAGTGATAAACACAGTATCAAGACTGGATCATCTGGACCCTCCCAAACCACCGAAATGCATTACAATGCTTTATGTGTTCTCTGAGAC acactTTGATCGAGGAATAAATGACTTTCTCTGCAA TTATGTTTATAACTATCTCGGTGGGAAGCATGACAATGTTTTGGATGAGCTGATAGCCTCTCTGTGCACATTTGGCATCACAGCCCTCTGGCTGGGACCAAGCTGGGTGGTTTTCATCTGGGCTTTCTTAAACTGCTTTGGCCTTAATTTTGAATTGTGGACCACCAAGTTCTTTACCATGGAACCTTTTATTTCTATCGAG ATGGCGATATCAGAATCTATGTCACGCAGGATCAGGGCTGTGTTCAATGCCTTCAACTTCTGGACAATTGTCCTTTACAATGTCCTGGCCCTGAACAGTCTTGAATTTGCCAATTTGGTTGCCAAAAGATTGTTTCTGAAAG GCTTCCCTTTCACCACCATCACGGTGATGTTCGTTACCTACTGCTTGATTCAGCTGATTAAAGAAAGGGAAAGAAGACAGGCTTTGATTGATGATCCAGACCCAATCGCCCCTCCACCCCCTCCCACAGATCCCAGCTCCGCCCGGACAGACCCCCAGCCTGTGGACCCAAACAAGCAGAAGGCAGAGTAG